Part of the Eshraghiella crossota genome is shown below.
GTATTCGTTAGCCTTGTCTCTATCGCCACTGGCAATCATATCAACCCAGACATCCGGAATGTTCTTTCCTTCCGGGAAGATGTGTTCAATGGTCCAAATGTACTGATTGCTTCCGTTCTTCTCCCACAGGTTTTTCTGGCTCTCTGCCGTCATACTCTGCTTTGCTATCATGCAAAGAATAAATCTGGTAGCACCAGTATTTTCTTTATAAACCGGTCCGCGGAGCTTCTCTTCGAAAACAGCATCATCAGCAGAAACTGCTATCAACTTTTCACGCAGCTTCGTGTAAATGCTCTCGCCGGTATAACTCTGCTTCTCCATCTCTTCGATGAAGGCCATAAACAAACGAGTTACATCTCGCGTAGGCGGAACGTCGGTCATGTTACGTCTTACAAAGAATGTGATCAGAAATCGAATTATTTTTACGTATAACGCCTCATCAATTCCGAGTGCATCCTTTTTCTTATCCAGGTAAAGCAGGAACAGATATGAAGGAACGCCTCCAACACGCTGCAGATCCAGGTAAGCTTCCTTAACAGTCGCCGTAAGATTATCTGTGTTTTGAAGAATGATTCTCGAATATATCTGTGCGTTTTCGTATATATCGTCCAGGAACTTAGACGGGTCCTTAACTACAATTTTTTCATAGATGTCCAGCATTGTAGATCTGGTCGCAATGGTTCCAAGCGGATAGAGCCTATCATCCCCCTGAACAAGGAATGGAACATTCATATCCTTGCGGAAGGCATTATAGTTCTGTCTGAAGAATCTCTCCCTCGCGCTATCGTCATCGCCAAGAGCATCCATTATCTGGGTCCAGCGGTCAAAGTAATAATCAAGATTATCACTGTCAGTGATATCCAGCCGGGCCAGAAGTAAGTTCTTAATCAGGTCAAGTGACGTAAGCGGTGTGCCTCGATCATTCAATGACTCAAAAAGGGTGTACGCATCAGAGTGGTTTGAAACCTCGATCATAACTAGAATGGCCGTATTGACCTTCTCCAGAATCTCAAACATTGTAGCAACCTTATTATTGGAAGCTTCCAGTTCCCTATCGATATGTCTCTTGAAGTAGTTATAGCCCTGGAAGATTCTGCGGTTACCAGCAAACTTAGGTGTCTGATGCGGTGCAATGATTTTCTTATCTGCAAGCAGTCCCATATAGTCCTCCAGGTTTTTATGCTGTACCTGAGGAACAATACGAATCTCAGACTGCGTCTTCTTTATAACAAGTTTTCTCTTTAATTGTAGGATATCGGATTGCTGGTCTTCATCCAGGGAATCGCGGTTATCGTCAAGTGTGACATACAAAGCCGCGAGAAGAAGGCTGAGCGTAGTCAAACGCTGCTGACCATCAACCACCTCGAATTTCGGATTATTCAGAGTGTCCTGTGTGGTATTAATGCAGATAATAGAGCCCAGGAAATAACCTGCTCCATTCTCCATCAAGTCATTAAACAGTTCTTCCCACTGCTTAGTGCCCCAAATATATTCTCTCTGATATTTCGGGATCTCATAAATCGTCTTAGACTCCGGATCAAGAATCTGAGAGATCGGATACTTGTTTACATTGATATTGTTAATATTCATGCTCTCACTCCGCTTCGTTATTTATTTTAGAGCCATCCGGTAGCACAAATCCCAGGTCAAAATCCACCCCGACAGCATCCGCGATCTGTTTTAACTCATCTACAGAGAGTGTATCCCTCTTCAGCTTCTTATTCAGATTCTGAGGAGTCTGTCCAATCCTGCGGCTGAGCTCCGCTAATGAAATGTGCTATTTCTTACAAAGCTCCCTAACTAGGTCTGATGTCTTCATCCGTAATATTCTCTGAATATATATTATAAACCTCCAGGTTGATACTTTCAATCTTTTTGTATAGCCGTGCCTTAACAATAAAAAACTCCGAGCATGAAATCTCACGCCCAGAGCTACCCTTTCAAAGTATTCATTTTTCTATCTAAAATACTTCTTATTTCTTTCAGATTTTTATTCTGAAAAGTTTCAGTCCATTTCAAAAGGTTATAGACCGATTTCAAAGTTTCTCTTTTTCCTTTTTGTATTCCCAATTTTCTTTTTATATAGCGCATAATAATTCTACTTTTATATAAATAACCAGGCATATCTAAAACATATATTTTATCAGCTTCATCAAAACTTTGCTGTACCCAGGCATAATATACCCCCTCAATTATCCACTCATCATTATTATATAATATTTCCTGTAATAACGCTTTTCGTTCATCAAGCGTTCTCTTTTTGCCATATTCTTTGGCGTTATTATCCCATTGAATATCATCTAAGTCGAAATGGGAAATATTATATTTTTTGAAAGTGCATTTGCTAAATAGGTTTTTCCAGAACCACTGCAACCAATAATATGTATTTTCATAAGTCAATATTCTCCACAAATTCCAGTTTAGCAAACTCCTTTTATTCCTGCTGAATCATCTTAAAATGCTTCAATGCCTCTACAATTGCGCTTTCTTTATCGGATTTGTCTTTATTTATCCCTTTGCTTTTTCTTCTAACTCAGGCAAATATCGGTCATAATCAGACATAAACAATCTGTCCTGAATTACACGATATTTCTCGAATTCCGTTTCTGCGTAAAGTTTTGCCTGCTCTGCACTTATCTTGCCTGCTCCTGTGAGAATTTCAGCACCATTAAATTCAAGGAAACCGTCAAGTCTTTTCGCCCAATCCTCCATACTCATAGGAATATGACGTTCGGCCTGCAACTCGGCATAATCGAGATACAGTCCCATATGTTCCTTTTCCGCATCCGCTCGTTCAACAATCAGTTCCGCAGCAGTATGTCTGTGCGTGGCATAGTGCATTTTGTTCTGCACCGTTTTGAAAAAGCGTCTTGTGGTTTTTGCATCTTTATCATAGTCGAAAGCTGTTGCATAAAGGTCTGTAACCTTTTGGTAGAATTTTCGCTCAGACAGGCGAATTTCACGAATGTACTCTAACTGACGGTCAAAATATCCATCTGTGAACATCGTACCCTTCTTTAGACGGTCTACATCCATTGTCCAGCCCTGAATGGTATAATCTTTTACAATCTGACCTGCCCATTTACGGAATTGAACTGCTCGTTCATTATTAACTTTAAATCCAACTGCAATAATTGCCTGAAGATTATAGTGATTTGTTTGATAATTCTTCCCATCGGCGGCAGTTGTTAAGTATTTCTTAATAACTGAATCCTCGAATAATTCGCCGTCTTCAAAGATTTTTTTCAGATGTTGATTGATCGCAGACACAGAAACATCATACAGTGTTGCCATCATTTTCTGTGTGAGCCATATATTTTCGTCCTCATAACGCATTTCGAAGCTATCTGCCTGATTTCCCACAGAAGCAACATATGTGAGATATTCCGCAGCACTTGAGCGAATACTTATTTCATTTTTCTTCTTTGCCATTTTGGGCACCTCCATCAAAAAGTGTCACCATCGGTGTCACTTTTTCTTTTACATAAGCCAATTCAATATCGTACCCCAAACCCCAAACATATTTCATTTTATTTGTTGCACTACTCAATAATCATAATAAATATGTTACTTTTGGCTTTCATTAATTACAGAATTTTCATCATATACCTTGGTTCATATTCTATATATCCGTGTTTCGGATAAAAAGCATAAGATTCAAACCACTGCTCTTTTGGTGTCCCCAAATGTACTTTTGAAACCGTAATACCGTTTTCACACATCCATACCTCTGCCGTATCAAGTAACTTTGAACCGATTCCCTTTCGTTTTAATGATGGTTTTATATAAAGCCTATCACAGACTTACAGGATTTTATTAAAAACTAGCCTTCCGAGCTTACTACCTTTGATGAAGCTCTTGTAAAGCGCTGGCTGAAGCAAATCACAATATGGGATGACCATTGCACAGTTGAATTGAAATCCGGACTTAAGGTCGATGTTGAAAGATAAGCATATACGCACGAAACCCTCCCAGCCATGATGGTTGAGAGGGTTGTTTTGTTATCAGTCTTTATTCCCACCTCGATGGTACGGTGCTATATCCTTCCAAATAACACCATCCTTCGTATGATATCGTTGTCTATGCCCCGAAACATCATTCTCACTAGGCATAGACCTATTAGCCTTTTCTACTATATCCACAACTTTTTCAGCAATGCCAATACCTGTTGAATTTGAATCATTTTTAGGCATTGTGTTGTGAGCACTACTGCTAGAGCTACTTCCTCTAAAAGAGGATATTGCTTTCGCCGCTCCGCCAATTACAACACCTGCTATTTCAAGAGATTCAACCGGATGCTCAACAATAAATCTACCAACTGACTTCAAACCTCTAACAAACATATTGCTTTTCTTCGGAGTTTGAATTTTAGGAGGTGCGACCGTATTTTGCTTTTTATCCGTAATTTTATCTACTTCTTTATTTTGATTCAATACATCTTCAGATTTAACAGATTGAATTTTCTCTTCAGATTTTTGCTCTTTAAAGCTGCTGTCATCCTTTGGAACAATAACTACCGGCTCAGGTAAATTGATTACTTCACATGGAATAAATGGGCCATCACCAAAATCAATTTTTTCTTTAGTAACTGGATTGAAATACCAGTTTGTTGGATTTTTCCAGTTTCCATTATGAGCCTCTAAGTGCTCAGCTCTTGTAAGAAACTGAATGTTTCCGGGGTCTCCTTGATATTCAGGATACATTTCAGCGCTCTTCATATGCTGACCTTGAAATGCAACGCCATCGTCATCATAAGCTTTGCCTTTTTCAAGAATATCTTGCTGCTGTTTTGGAGTCCACTCTCTTGTTCCTTTACCTTCCTGAACAAGTTCTTGTTCCTTATTCCATGCAGCAAGTATCGCTTTATTGGATTCTGCTGTTCGTCTCGACATGGAATCAACCTCCTATGCCAAGCAAATCATACAGGTCATTCAAAAATGCTATGAAGTCATCATAGATTTCATCATCTTCAATTCTTCCAGCTTCCTGATTATAAATCGCGATTTTTTCACCAGCTTTTTCACAGAGAATAGGGTCTCCTGATGCGAGTGCACCGATGACGATATAATTTTCGCTAGGTCTGTCATTGTTATCTACATCAATTACAGGTTTATGCTCAATACCATATAACTGAATGCCTGCAGGCAAGAAAAACTCCCCACCATCAGAAAACAACAACCATTCCTTGAATTTTGTTGGAAGCTTTATATTACGCTCTTTCTCAAACTCTGATATCTTTTCTTCTGTGGTTTCTTCAAGGAAATTCATTTTACCTTGTTCATTGAATTTGTCCACAATCAATTTTAATTCTTCGGAAATCATCTTTATCACGCTCCTTATTCATTCTTCTTATTTTGATAGAATCCCTAAGTAGTTAAACAATGTATTCAGTCGCTTAATTTCTTCATTATATATCGTTTCTTGGTCATTAAAGCTTTGTACTCCGAGTGTAGTAACAATATGCTGCTTGGTATCAGAAATCTTATCCGCTGAAAGCAAATGGTCTAATAATATTCTATAATCATGAAGAATATATAATGGTGACATCACTGACGCTATATCCAAGTTATCTACCGATAAAGAAAGTTTAACCAAAATCGCTTCTATCAACTTAATTGACTGCCATGATGTATATTTGGCATTTCTTTCAGAAGAATCATATAGTACTTCATATAATTTTCTCATCTCGCCAACGTTAAACCCTTCAACAAGAATCTTATCGTAAGCGTTTATGACTTCTGCAACTGCAGTCTCAGTAAAAACAACCGGTCTTTTAATCTTTTTCTCATGTTCCAGACATTCATCAGTTAAGTGCGATAAATCGACTGAATGCTTTTTCTTTATATTTGAAATAAATGCGTCTTTGTTTATTAAGATTCTTTTTTCGATTATTGGCACACTGAATATGCATTTCATTTGAGCTTGATAGAATTCGGAATCAATCAATAAGTGGTCTGATGGAACATTAAATGGTTTCAATATGCCTTTAGTTTTATCATCCATATCGTCAATATCACCAAGCCACATTATCAACTTTCCATTAGTATTAAATCCAAATGGAATATTCCAGTCATATTGATACAACCCTGAAGAATCTTTTTTTGCAATATACCCATAGCTCTCTGAGAAAATTTCCACTTCATATTCTGGCATAGCCAAGAAAAACACTAAAGCTTCCTTCTCAAAATATACTGGGGTCAGGAAGCCTTCAACGGAATGCTCTTCATCGTAACACAAACCGGGAATATTGTAATAGTCCCTATGGTCATATTCGTAATTCTGCTCAACACAATATTCAAATTTTTTCTTATATCCAGTAGGATGAAATTTACCAATAGTCTGGTTTTCCTTAACCGCAGTTCTATATGCGCCATCAATCATCTGTTTCGTATGTTCAGGCAAGAATTCATTTCCGCATTTTTTACAACGTAATACAAGAATAGGAGAAAAATGCAAAATCCTACCTTCGATAGTACAAGTCAACTCAGTTTCAACAAGCTCACAACATCCATTACAGTTGGCGCACTCATCAAATCTATAAGTCTGATATTCTGTTATAAATTCATCGTATGAATCAAAACAACATTCCAAAACTACCACTCCTTCCATAACATCTAATCCACTGCCTGTTATACAGCCAACAGTCGAGTTGCCGGATTAGACAACATCTAAATTGCTCACTCAAATTGAGTTTGTACCCTAGATAACATCTATACTAGTGCCACAACCTATGACATCTAATTCACTGCCTAAACCCTCTGATTGTTTTTACAGTAGATATGTTTCAATATAAGAAATACGGACTTTCATGAGCTATTGCCTAATCTCAAAAAAGCCCGTAAATACGCTACTTTTCGCTATTTATTTTTCTTTCCTAGACATCAATACTACCGTCTCCACATGCCCCGTCCCTGGGAACATATCCACGCAGCACACTTTCTTAACCTTGTAGCCTCTTGCCTCGAAAATCTCAATGTCCCTGGCAAGGCTTGTAGGCTTGCAGGAAACGTATACTATCTTGTTGACGCCAAAATCGATGATTTTGTCTATTGCCTTAGGGTGGATGCCATCCCTTGGAGGGTCAAGAACGATCATGTCGGGCTTGTCCTTGATATCGTCTATTACTTTAAGAACATCGCCGGCTATAAATTCGCAGTTGTCAAGACCGTTAAGGCGGGCGTTTTCCCTGGCGGCAACAACAGCCTCCTCAATGATTTCAACACCAACAACCTTTTTTGCGACTGGTGCAAGAATCTGGGCGATGGTGCCGGTACCGCTGTAAAGGTCGAATACAACCTGGTTGTCTATTTCTCCTACAAATTCCCTGGTTTTGGTGTAAAGCACCTCTGCTCCAAGAGAGTTTGTCTGGAAAAAAGAAAACGGTGTTATTTTGAACTTAAGGCCGAGAAGTTCCTCGTATATGTAATCCTTGCCGTAAAGGACTTTAGTTCCCTCATTAATTACCGCGTCTGCAAGGGAATCGTTTACGGTATGTAAAATTCCGTTAAGAGTCCCCTTGTAATCTGCTTTTTTCAAAAGTTCAACATACTCGGAAAGGTCAAAATCAATCTGTGTGGATGTGATGATATCAATGATTATCTCGCCTGTTTTGTATGCCTTGCGGACAAGAAGATTGCGAAGGTAGCCCTCGTGTGTCATTTTGTGATAAAAAGGAAGTTTCTTTTCATTAAAATAATCCACGGTAATCTTGAGAATTTTACTGTAATCCTCGTCTATATTTCTACAGCCTGTAACCGTTAAAATATCATAAAAACTGTTCTTTTTGTGAAGTCCCAAAGAAAGTGGGCCGTCCTTAAACTCATCACCAAAAGTAAATTCCATTTTATTTCTGTAGGCTGTTGTTACAGGACTGCCTGTAATACCTAAAAACTCATAATCGGAACAGACATTGTCAATGAGTTTTTTAACCTGGCCTTCTTTGATTGCAAGCTGGTTCTCATAAGATACCGACTGGTATGCACAACCGCCGCAGACACCGAAATGAGGGCAGACGTCCGTAACGGACTCAAGGGGTGATTTTTCAAGCACCTCCAACAATCTGCCTTCGTATTTGCCGCTTCTTTTTTTATTAATCATAAAACGGATATTCTGTCCGGGAATTACATTCTTGACAGTAACCGTACCATTTTCACATTCAACTTTTCCTTTATTAGGGAAATTAACTTCAGTAACTTTTCCCTCGTATATTTCACCTTTTTTCATTCATATCTCCTTTTTTGTCTTTTTTCTGTTTGAAAACAGGGCAAAAAATATAATGGCAGTTCCTCCAACAATGAGAATTAAATCCATTATCAATTCAAATGCTTTTATTTCTTTGACTATAATAATTGTCGTGTCAATAAAAAGAATTACTATTATCGTCATAACGCCGACAAACGAAATTATTTTGGACACTCTGAGTTTTGGCTTGATTATCATCATGATGATGCCAACGATAAGTGGAGATAATGCAACTAATCTCTGCCAGTTTCTCCATGTATCATTGCCTCCAAGGAATCCTGAGATAATCTTCGTCTTTGATACAATAAGAAAAATACCGGCAACAAGCATAACCAGACCGCTTATAACTTCTATCAGTTCATTTCTAGCTTTGTGATTCATTCGTCCTCCAATTGTTTATATAGTTAATGGGATAAATTCTATTATATAACGTGCAAAAAAAGAGGTGGCCGGATGTTCCACCTCTTTTCACTTTAGCAAAGATTATTCTTCTTCGTCTTCGTCTTCGTAATCATCTTCAAAATCATCTTCATAATCTTCAAGATAATCAGGTTTAAAATATTTGCAAAGTGCAATTACAGCACCTGCAACTGCTGCTATTACTCCAATGATTGCGAAAACTTTTAATAATTTATTCTTAGATTTCTGTTCTTCCATAATCTAAACCTCCTATTAAATAGTATAGATAATATTATAGATATATTTTACCACTATTTTATACATATTTCTATAGTTAATTCCTTAAATTTTAACTAATTTTGCAAAACCGGCAAACATTTTCTTTCGTCCTGCAGTATCAAAATCAACTGTTACCTCGTAGTCCCTGCCACCGTTAATCATATCCGCAACCGTTCCTTCACCGAATTTTATGTGGCGTACCCTGTCTCCTACGACATAATCAGGGGCAGAATCAGTCTTTTTATCAAAAACGGTATTGGAAATTGCCTCTCTTTGGTAGGAGTTAAATGCAACCTGTCCACGTTTTCTTACAGGCAGCTCCATGTGGTCTTTTCCCGTAATAGAGGAATATTCTGAATTTTTTTTCAACATCTGTGCACTTTCAGCAAGAAGTTCTTTAGGGATTTCTCTTACAAATCTTGATGTTCTGTTCATCTGGGTCTCACCGCGCACAGTCCTCATCCTTGCAGCACTCATAATAAGTGTTTCTTTTGCTCTCGTAATTCCCACATAGCAGAGTCTTCTTTCTTCTTCAATGTCGGACTCGTCACCTGTGGAAATGCTCATATAGCTTGGGAAAAGTCCATCTTCCATTCCTGCCAGATATACTATAGGAAATTCAAGACCTTTTGCACTATGTATTGTCATAAGCGAAACCATATCATTATTTTCATCAAGGTTATCAATATCCGCAACGAGGGCAACTTCTTCAAGGAAACCTGAAAGTGACGGTTCATCCACCGTTTCTTCATACTGGACGGCTTTTGAAATCAGTTCGTCTATATTCTGGCGTCTTTCCGTTGCCTGTTCATCAGATTCGCTTTCGGCATCAATGTAGTCACTGTAACCCACGGTTTCGATTATCTCTTCAATTAATTTTCCCACACCAATATACTGGGATTTGGATTTTAAAATTTCTATCTGGGTTACGAAGCCTTCCACCTTCGATACGGCTCTTTGCAGGCCCGGTACTTCTTTTGCCTGTCTTAAAGCAACATAAAAAGTGATATCGTTTTCGTATGCGTAATCATCTACTTTTGCGACAGAGGCTGCCCCGATTCCACGTTTCGGTACATTAAGAATCCTTTTAACGGCAAGGTCATCCCTTGCATTGTCAATTGTCTTTAAATAAGCAAGAATATCTTTTATCTCTCTTCTGGCGTAGAAATTTATGCCGCCGTATATCCTGTATGGAATGTTTTTTTCTATGAGTTTTTCTTCCAGGGAACGTGATTGTGCATTGGTTCTGTAAAGTATGGCAAAATCACTGTAATCTTTTCTATCATGGAGATGTCTGTGGGCAATATCCTCTGCTATGCCTCTCGCCTCTTCATATCCATTTTCATATACGTTAAAAATGACTTTTGTTCCGTCTTTAACTGATGTCCAAAGTCTCTTGTCTTTACGTCCCGAATTGTTTTTGATGACTTCGTTGGCTACATCGAGGATTTTCTGGGTTGATCGGTAATTCTGCTCCAGTTTGATGATTTTAGCATCGTTAAAATATTTTTCAAAATCAAGGATATTATTTATATCCGCTCCTCTGAATTTGTAAATTGACTGGTCATCATCACCTACCACGCAAAGATTGCCGTGACCTCCTGCCAGAAGTCTTATAAGGTTAAACTGTGCCCTGTTGGTATCCTGATACTCATCAACCATTATATATCTGAAGCGTTCCTGATAATATCTTAATACTTCTTTATCTTCGTTAAAAAGTTTTACCGTAAGGCCTATAATATCATCAAAATCCACCGCATTATTTTTCTTAAGCTGTTCCTGATATTCCCTGTAGATTTCTGCCGTTTTCATGGTATTGTAATTGCCGCCCGAGCTTTGATACATGTCATCCGGAGAAATAAGATTGTCCTTTGCATTGGAAATAACAGATAAAATAGTTCTGTCCTTGTACTGTTTAGGATCAAGGTTTTTTCTTTTTAAAATATCTTTTATGACGCTTTTCTGGTCATCCGTATCGTAAATGGTAAAATTATTGTCATATCCTATTCTGCATATATATCTTCGCAGAATCCTTACACAGGCAGCATGAAAAGTCATAATCCATGCTGAATCGGCGCCCATTCCCACCAGTCTGTCAACTCTTTCTTTCATCTCTTTTGCCGCTTTATTGGTAAAAGTTATCGCAAGGATATTGTAGGAGTTCACACCTAAATCATCTATAAGATGGGCAATCCTGTGGGTAAGCACACCCGTTTTTCCTGAGCCGGCACCCGCAAGAATCAGAACGGCACCTTCTGTTGTAAAAACGCCTTCTTTCTGTTGTTCGTTAAGCTTATCATATATGCTCATATTTTACGTTCTCCTCGTAATCATCTTGCAGCGGCGAGTTGCTCCTCATCTCGCCTGGTGGCTCGATAATTAGCGGTCATCAAACGTAAAATGATACAAAGTCCTTAATTCAAGCATTGGGCTTTGTATCATTTTACATTTTACTCGTCGCCATAACAAAATGGGAGCCCGCCGGGCTCCCGATTCAAAGGCTGCTGCCTCTTAATTGATGTCTTATGTAATATAAACTACATTCCCATTTTAGCTTTAATAGCTGCTAATTCATCATCAACCGCAGGTGAAGAAACTGTGTATTTATCCTTAAGGTTCTCAACTGTATTGTCTCTGCCTGACTGATTAAGCTCTGCCATTGCATTAGCTTCATCTAACATCTTATCTGCCTTAGCTTCAATCTTATCAAAAGCTGAAAGATTCTTGTCTGCTCCGGCAACACTTGCTCCAATCTTATTGACTGTCTGCTGTGCCTTGGCAACTTTAATCTTAGCCTTGATTGTATCTCTTCTGGCATTAAGAGTGCTGATATCATTAACAAGCTTATCATGCATCTGACGCATCTTGTCAGCGTTGTCTGCCGCAAGATTGTATGTCTGCTGTAATGCCTGCTGCTTAGTTACAAGAGTCTGCTTCTGTTCAAGGAACTTCCTTGCATCCTCATCATTACCGGCAACTACTGCCTTCTCGGCATACTTCTGAAGTTCATCAATCTGTGCATTGCATGCATCCAGTTCTCTCTTGGCTCTCTGTTCATCAGCCATAACTGATGCTGTCTCCTGCTTAACCTTACCAAGGTCACTTTCGAGATTTCTGAGATACTGGTCTACCATCTTCTCAGGATCTTCCATCTTGTCAAGCAATGCATTAATGTTAGCTGACATAATATCTTTGAATCTTGAAATAATTCCCATCTAACTGTACCTCCACACATTAATTAGTTATTTCCGTTAAATTATAACCTATATAAAATAAAATGTCACTAAAAATTTATTAATGACCTGATTATTCGTCTTTTTTTTCTTCGTCAAGGCGTTTAAAAACCATATCATATCCGTCACAGCCATAATTAAGGGAACGATTTACCCTGCTTATAGTTGCAGTGGATGCTCCGGTAGCTTCCGCAATATCAATATATGTCCTGTTTTCCCTAAGCATCTTAGCTACTTCATATCGTTGCGAAATTGTCTCTATTTCCTTAACGGTACATATATCCTCAAAAAAAGCATAACATTCCGATTTATCTTTCAGGCAAAGTATAGCTTCATACAAATGATCTACCTGACTGGTTCTTACATTTTTGCTCATAATGTCCACCTGTTTCTAACTTTTTTACTACATCAGTTTAACACTTTAAAGCATTTTAGTCCAGTATAAATTTATGGATTACCTCTACGATACCATCCTCGTCATTTGTAGGAGCAACGTAATCTGCAGCTTCTTTTACCACATCTTTGGCATTGCCCATTGCAACACCAAGACCTGCATATTCTACCATTGTTTTATCGTTATAACCATCTCCGAATGCCATAAGTTCATCCCTGTCTACCCCGAGAATGGCTAACAGTGCTTCAAGAGCCTTTCCTTTATTAACATCCTTTGGCAGGATTTCAAGGAAAAAAGGTTCCGATCTGTATACGTCAAGATTATTGTGAAGTTTATCATATACATCTTTTTCAACCTCGGCAAGATAATCTCCGTCTCCTGTCATCAGGAACTTATTAACTTCAAAATCCAGATACTCATAAAGATTGTCCACTTTCTTCTTAGGTAATCCGTTAAGTCTTGCTTCGATATCAAGATATTCGTCATCTATATCTTCAGAGATAACGGTCTCACCCTGATATGTCAGAAGATTAACGCCGTGTTTCTTAGAAAGTTCATATATTTCCTTGTAATATTTTTTTGGTACCTTTACATCATAAAGTACCTTTTCATCGGCACAGGACATTATATACCCTCCGTTTAACGAAAGGATATAACCGCCGTTTTCCTTAAGGTGAAGTTCCTCTGCATATCCTCTTAATCCCTTGACAGGACGGCCTGATGCGATAAGAACCTTGCAGCCTTTGTCCATTGCAGCAAAAATAGCTCTCTTAGTCTCTTCCGTAATTATTTTCTGAGAGTTGGTTAATGTGCCGTCAATATCAAATGCCAGAATTTTGTATGCCATTTTTTTTTCCTCATCACAATTTCATTTATTTCAAATCCATATTCTATCAAATAAAATAAAATAATTCAAGTAAATGAGTGTTTACAAAATAAGCAAAAGGTTTATACTGTTATAAGATAAATATTAAGGAGGCAGAGCTATGCCCGGATTTGTAACACATCATATTTTTGGAATTAACGCATTTCATGGTTTACCTAAAGGAAATGCCAAGGATATTATAAGAAAACACAATAAAGCTTATTCACTTGGGCTTCAGGGACCCGACCTGTTTTTTTACTTTCTTCCCACTTCATCAGGTCTTTTTCCTAATATTGCCAACAAAATGCATAAGGAAAATACAGGCGAATTTTTTAACCAGCTTATAATTGCCTGCTCAAC
Proteins encoded:
- the rlmD gene encoding 23S rRNA (uracil(1939)-C(5))-methyltransferase RlmD, whose protein sequence is MKKGEIYEGKVTEVNFPNKGKVECENGTVTVKNVIPGQNIRFMINKKRSGKYEGRLLEVLEKSPLESVTDVCPHFGVCGGCAYQSVSYENQLAIKEGQVKKLIDNVCSDYEFLGITGSPVTTAYRNKMEFTFGDEFKDGPLSLGLHKKNSFYDILTVTGCRNIDEDYSKILKITVDYFNEKKLPFYHKMTHEGYLRNLLVRKAYKTGEIIIDIITSTQIDFDLSEYVELLKKADYKGTLNGILHTVNDSLADAVINEGTKVLYGKDYIYEELLGLKFKITPFSFFQTNSLGAEVLYTKTREFVGEIDNQVVFDLYSGTGTIAQILAPVAKKVVGVEIIEEAVVAARENARLNGLDNCEFIAGDVLKVIDDIKDKPDMIVLDPPRDGIHPKAIDKIIDFGVNKIVYVSCKPTSLARDIEIFEARGYKVKKVCCVDMFPGTGHVETVVLMSRKEK
- a CDS encoding ATP-dependent helicase, yielding MSIYDKLNEQQKEGVFTTEGAVLILAGAGSGKTGVLTHRIAHLIDDLGVNSYNILAITFTNKAAKEMKERVDRLVGMGADSAWIMTFHAACVRILRRYICRIGYDNNFTIYDTDDQKSVIKDILKRKNLDPKQYKDRTILSVISNAKDNLISPDDMYQSSGGNYNTMKTAEIYREYQEQLKKNNAVDFDDIIGLTVKLFNEDKEVLRYYQERFRYIMVDEYQDTNRAQFNLIRLLAGGHGNLCVVGDDDQSIYKFRGADINNILDFEKYFNDAKIIKLEQNYRSTQKILDVANEVIKNNSGRKDKRLWTSVKDGTKVIFNVYENGYEEARGIAEDIAHRHLHDRKDYSDFAILYRTNAQSRSLEEKLIEKNIPYRIYGGINFYARREIKDILAYLKTIDNARDDLAVKRILNVPKRGIGAASVAKVDDYAYENDITFYVALRQAKEVPGLQRAVSKVEGFVTQIEILKSKSQYIGVGKLIEEIIETVGYSDYIDAESESDEQATERRQNIDELISKAVQYEETVDEPSLSGFLEEVALVADIDNLDENNDMVSLMTIHSAKGLEFPIVYLAGMEDGLFPSYMSISTGDESDIEEERRLCYVGITRAKETLIMSAARMRTVRGETQMNRTSRFVREIPKELLAESAQMLKKNSEYSSITGKDHMELPVRKRGQVAFNSYQREAISNTVFDKKTDSAPDYVVGDRVRHIKFGEGTVADMINGGRDYEVTVDFDTAGRKKMFAGFAKLVKI
- a CDS encoding YerC/YecD family TrpR-related protein, giving the protein MSKNVRTSQVDHLYEAILCLKDKSECYAFFEDICTVKEIETISQRYEVAKMLRENRTYIDIAEATGASTATISRVNRSLNYGCDGYDMVFKRLDEEKKDE
- a CDS encoding PspA/IM30 family protein; its protein translation is MGIISRFKDIMSANINALLDKMEDPEKMVDQYLRNLESDLGKVKQETASVMADEQRAKRELDACNAQIDELQKYAEKAVVAGNDEDARKFLEQKQTLVTKQQALQQTYNLAADNADKMRQMHDKLVNDISTLNARRDTIKAKIKVAKAQQTVNKIGASVAGADKNLSAFDKIEAKADKMLDEANAMAELNQSGRDNTVENLKDKYTVSSPAVDDELAAIKAKMGM
- a CDS encoding Cof-type HAD-IIB family hydrolase; the protein is MAYKILAFDIDGTLTNSQKIITEETKRAIFAAMDKGCKVLIASGRPVKGLRGYAEELHLKENGGYILSLNGGYIMSCADEKVLYDVKVPKKYYKEIYELSKKHGVNLLTYQGETVISEDIDDEYLDIEARLNGLPKKKVDNLYEYLDFEVNKFLMTGDGDYLAEVEKDVYDKLHNNLDVYRSEPFFLEILPKDVNKGKALEALLAILGVDRDELMAFGDGYNDKTMVEYAGLGVAMGNAKDVVKEAADYVAPTNDEDGIVEVIHKFILD